A stretch of Lathyrus oleraceus cultivar Zhongwan6 chromosome 6, CAAS_Psat_ZW6_1.0, whole genome shotgun sequence DNA encodes these proteins:
- the LOC127092827 gene encoding U-box domain-containing protein 52, with the protein MPTNGSIDRPNTNLVMVAVDKDKNSGYAFRWTTNNIDNPIIIAVHVKPKDIPHQGVNVFPPDEEDVANVFDPLREMCNDNVVKMKEAIINDTDIARGILEYAKRNYVQNIVVGAPSSYTKNVLSRSLNMRTISKKFKGHDDVATAVIKSAPDYSSVYVIAKEKMVESRPAITPLQNGVASCKSENDLRSNTFKRGGSTNSSKSGKSPLHDKLKSSLSTNKSLESIELSGRGQRSSFNHTSSLNENESSRLHKYGLVDGQKLERGSSTASNSQILGDMEAEMKELRLKLRQTMEMYNSACKEAILAKNKANEINKWKLEERTVEEVMMSREAALAMAEVEKAKAVAALKTVDEAMKMAEKETQKRLHAERKARREIEERDQALNVIARTDVRYRQYTLDEIENATKNFSLSMKIGEGGYGPVFKGQLGHTHVAIKILRPDAHQGRKQFLQEVEVLCNIRHPNMVLLLGACQDYGCLVYEYMDNGSLEDRLLRKHNSPPIPWQKRFEICYEIATALLFLHQTKPESIVHRDLKPANVLLDKNFVSKISDVGLSRLVPPGVADSVTQYHMTSAAGTLCYIDPEYQQTGKLTTKSDIYSLGIMFLQIITARPPMGLSHHVKKAIENGNFVDMLDPVVTDWPAEDALVFAKLALSCAELSKKDRPDLALVVIPELSRFKDLGCKLQNHQQNLSHAPRPPTCPPSRSPPL; encoded by the exons ATGCCTACCAATGGTAGCATTGATAGACCAAACACAAACCTAGTAATGGTGGCGGTAGACAAAGACAAGAACAGTGGCTATGCTTTTCGTTGGACAACTAATAATATTGATAACCCTATCATCATTGCAGTTCATGTTAAACCCAAAGACATTCCTCATC AAGGCGTCAATGTTTTTCCTCCCGACGAAGAAGATGTAGCGAATGTTTTCGATCCCTTGCGTGAAATGTGTAACGATAATGTG GTAAAGATGAAAGAAGCCATAATCAATGATACTGACATTGCTAGAGGAATTTTGGAATACGCAAAGAGGAATTACGTCCAAAATATCGTTGTTGGTGCACCCTCTAGCTACACCAAGAATGTTCTCTCAAGGTCTCTAAACATGAGAACCATAAGCAA AAAATTTAAAGGCCACGACGATGTAGCAACAGCAGTAATAAAATCAGCTCCTGATTATAGTTCTGTCTACGTAATCGCGAAAGAAAAGATGGTAGAAAGTCGACCAGCAATAACGCCGTTGCAAAATGGAGTTGCATCTTGTAAATCAGAAAATGACCTAAG GTCGAACACATTTAAAAGAGGAGGAAGCACTAATAGTAGTAAATCAGGAAAATCACCACTACATGATAAACTAAAGAGTTCATTATCTACTAATAAATCATTGGAGAGTATTGAGTTATCGGGTCGTGGCCAAAGATCATCTTTTAATCACACTTCAAGCTTAAATGAAAATGAATCATCTCGTTTACATAAATATGGGCTAGTGGATGGGCAGAAATTAGAGAGGGGTTCAAGCACTGCATCAAACTCTCAAATACTA GGAGACATGGAAGCTGAGATGAAAGAATTGAGACTCAAACTTAGGCAAACTATGGAAATGTATAACTCGGCTTGCAAAGAAGCAATCTTAGCAAAAAATAAG GCGAACGAGATTAATAAATGGAAACTAGAGGAGCGAACGGTTGAGGAAGTTATGATGTCTCGAGAAGCAGCATTAGCGATGGCGGAAGTAGAGAAAGCTAAAGCAGTAGCTGCATTGAAAACAGTAGATGAAGCTATGAAAATGGCTGAAAAAGAAACACAAAAAAGATTACATGCAGAGAGAAAGGCTAGGAGAGAAATAGAAGAGCGAGATCAAGCACTAAACGTGATAGCTCGGACAGATGTTCGATATCGACAATACACCTTAGACGAAATTGAAAATGCTACCAAAAATTTCTCATTATCAATGAAAATAGGTGAAGGTGGATATGGACCTGTGTTTAAAGGTCAACTTGGTCATACACATGTTGCTATCAAGATTTTGAGACCTGATGCTCACCAGGGTAGAAAACAGTTCCTACAAGAG GTTGAGGTATTATGTAACATAAGACATCCAAATATGGTTCTCCTCCTTGGTGCTTGTCAAGATTATGGATGCTTGGTATATGAATACATGGACAATGGTAGCTTAGAAGATAGATTATTAAGAAAACATAATAGCCCTCCCATTCCATGGCAAAAACGTTTCGAAATATGTTACGAAATCGCAACTGCGCTTCTTTTCCTTCACCAAACAAAACCAGAATCCATTGTTCATAGAGACCTTAAACCAGCCAACGTTCTCCTAGACAAAAATTTTGTTAGCAAGATAAGTGATGTTGGTTTATCAAGATTAGTGCCACCTGGTGTAGCTGATTCTGTCACACAATATCACATGACTTCAGCAGCCGGAACATTGTGTTACATTGATCCTGAATATCAACAAACAGGAAAATTAACGACGAAATCGGATATTTATTCTTTAGGGATCATGTTTCTACAAATTATCACAGCCAGGCCTCCAATGGGACTTTCTCATCATGTTAAAAAGGCTATTGAAAATGGGAATTTTGTCGATATGCTTGATCCTGTTGTTACGGATTGGCCTGCTGAGGATGCTTTGGTGTTTGCGAAACTTGCATTGAGTTGTGCTGAGCTTAGTAAGAAAGATAGACCTGATCTTGCATTAGTAGTGATTCCGGAGCTTAGTCGATTCAAAGATTTGGGATGTAAGTTACAGAACCATCAACAGAATTTGAGCCATGCGCCGCGTCCTCCTACGTGTCCTCCTTCACGAAGTCCTCCACTTTGA
- the LOC127092870 gene encoding serine/threonine-protein phosphatase 7 long form homolog — MFVVSFLKVQYNNFLYCLFLKDPKKFRQRSHPMPYPDPWCVPYIERAGFGHVMHVVNATIDAKFILALCERWRPETHTFHLPTGECTVTLEDVYMLLGLRIDGKPVTGNVQQPNQICVEMLGVDLVEGEGSAKARGQGIKLSSLQLYHDSITLTEESSEQEKVIKTRVYIMLLFGNLLFPEGTGNSINFMYLSLLGDIDRISTYSWGSAVLAFLYSSLCKNAQNEHCTFSGCSFLLQTWGWWRLPRLAPENPNDYSFPYATRFITTGLDYSLTPKNKIIFYRQLLDRLRAQDFIWRPYLGLEHQPNPEDAAVWTAKTAIMRFTTVEMHQSDRVKLQFGMHQDIPGPPMSMEPWHLKKVSHQWYAQNWKEFAKEFRKMWKDRAHYVLQFPVAPNEMKPTREYVEWYRANTNPEMIVSDPFYLDDPRMQQPYFQQQQPPQYSQQQQPPPYYQQQPPQPFYQQQPPPPYYQQQPPPPYYQQQQPQHMSTPQPNQQYIPQTQSQYHEDYQQQTQHSHHHQQSQHLPQYQSPYFHQSQQFQHGNFPSSSSPPPSPDTGIQEDYQQDYYTPQQTLHFGQPDSTLNYQRPQFEGAPSSSQFVPPRQSFEGAEGTRLSYSTEGTSTEPQRQAARGRVRARGGNREAPPPREPSRRVTRPPPCGSYKGPHHM, encoded by the exons atgtttgtagttagttttttaaaagtccaatataataattttttatattgtttgtttttaaaggatcccaagaaatttcgtcaacgttcacacccaatgccttatccagacccatggtgcgtaccttacatagagcgtgcgggtttcggtcatgtaatgcatgtcgtaaatgccaccattgatgccaaattcattttggctctgtgtgaacgttggagacctgagacacacacctttcacctaccaactggtgaatgtaccgtcacattagaggacgtgtacatgcttttaggtcttagaatagatggtaagcctgtcaccggaaatgttcaacagcctaaccaaatatgtgttgaaatgttgggggtagatctggtcgagggtgaggggtctgccaaagcaaggggtcagggtattaaattatctagcctacaattgtaccacgactccataactttgactgaggaatcctccgaacaagaaaaagtcataaaaacccgggtttacattatgctattgtttgggaacttgctatttcccgaagggacgggaaatagcataaattttatgtacttgagtttgctcggggacattgatagaataagcacatatagttggggttctgcagtattagcattcctatatagctctttgtgtaaaaatgcacaaaatgagcactgtacattttctggatgttCTTTTTTGCTtcaaacatgggggtggtggagattgccgaggctagccccagaaaatcctaatgactactccttcccctacgcaactag gttcattacaaccggactggattacagtcttacccccaaaaataaaattatattttatcgtcaactgttggatcgtctccgagcacaggat tttatttggaggccatatttgggattggaacatcaaccaaaccccgaagatgcagctgtttggacagcaaaaacggccataatgcggttcaccactgtggagatgcaccaaagtgaccgtgtcaagcttcaattcggaatgcatcaagacatcccaggccccccaatgtccatggaaccttggcatctaaaaaaagtcagccaccagtggtatgcccaaaattggaaggaatttgctaaggagtttcgaaaaatgtggaaagaccgtgcccactatgttctacaatttccggtggcgcccaacgaaatgaagccgacaagggaatatgtggaatggtatagagcaaataccaatccagaaatgattgtgtctgacccgttctatttggacgatccccggatgcaacagccatatttccaacaacaacaaccaccacagtattcccaacaacaacaaccaccaccttattaccaacaacaaccaccacaaccattttaccaacaacaaccaccaccaccttattaccaacaacaaccaccaccaccatattaccaacaacaacaaccacaacacatgtccaccccccaaccaaatcaacaatacataccacaaactcaatcccaataccatgaagactaccaacaacaaactcaacattcccaccaccatcaacagtcccaacacctaccacaatatcaatccccctacttccaccaatcccaacaaTTCCAACACGGCAATTTCCcaagctcttccagtcctccacctagccccgacacgggtatacaagaggactaccaacaggactactacacaccacaacaaacattgcactttggccaacccgattcaaccctaaactaccaaagaccacaattcgagggcgcacccagcagtagtcagtttgtcccaccgagacaaagcttcgagggcgcagaggggacccgtctttcctacagcactgaagggacttcgaccgAACCACAACGGCAAGCGGCAAGGGGGCGCGTTAGggcaaggggtggtaatagggaagcaccaccaccacgtgaaccgtctaggcgagtaactagacctcccccgtgcggatcgtacaagggaccgcatcatatgtga